One window of the Chitinophaga niabensis genome contains the following:
- a CDS encoding TAT-variant-translocated molybdopterin oxidoreductase, with amino-acid sequence MEQKKYWKGLEELHNTAGHQETVKNEFREDLPFEESESMLNATTPRRDFLKYLGFTTAAATIAASCDIPVKKAIPYVNKPQDITPGVPNYYASAYTTDGEYVPLVVKTREGRPIKIEGNEMSSVTGGASTARVQGTVLGLYDVARLRYPGINKGPKVEELEKRIAELTYAELDKQVSAAIAGKPVVLLSTTIISPTTKKLIGEFLAKYPGSRHVTYDAVSYSGMLQANEASYGKRTLPSYHFENAKVIVSLNADFLGTWLNPSEYSRQYGTNRKINAKNPEMSKHFHFESMMSLTGANADERFTHRPSETGAVALNLLAALGGAVSAPALADAKLKDGIAKAAKAIQANPGKSLVVSGSNDVNVQLIVNAINNLAGSNGTTIDWAVTSNYRQGIDSEFTQLVNDMNAGSVGALLIYGANPAYSYYDAKKFAEGLAKVPVSVSFNERYDETTELCKYIVPDHHFLESWGDAEGRTGYYGFIQPTIAPLFKTRAFQSSLLNWSGNTTAWEDYLKTEWIGKLGSQEAWDKALQDGIIEPQAGAALAGATFAGDIAAAAAKISSAKKGGKLELVLYEKVAIGNGREANNPWLQEMPDPITRSTWDNYACVSNTLAKTFSTELGDDYEINAEKQVLKIKANGVEKELPLLIVPGIHPDVIAIAVGYGRGKKEFIGKAAGEVGQNAYPFVSSNGQTFDYYSTEATAVAAGRKYPIGLTQTHNSYEGRPIVKETTLEEFIKNPKEVNEDRHELDHYGKDFRKDATLYPEHSYPGIKWGMSIDLNTCFGCGACVVACTAENNVGVVGKEQVVLAHEMHWLRIDRYFSGDENNPEVVFQPMLCQHCDNAPCENVCPVAATNHSSEGINQMAYNRCIGTRYCANNCPYKVRRFNWRDWNGADSMEGNLHDTGDMNDALTRMVLNPDVVVRSRGTMEKCSFCVQRLQDAKLTAKKAGRPMKDGEARTACQQACAADAIVFGNINDKESRIYKVRNEEQADRLYYVLEETHVLPSINYLAKIRNKDAAPVAKAGHAEHKEEKAHH; translated from the coding sequence ATGGAGCAAAAAAAGTATTGGAAAGGCTTGGAGGAGTTGCACAATACAGCTGGGCATCAGGAAACTGTGAAGAACGAATTCAGGGAAGACCTGCCGTTTGAAGAGAGTGAGAGCATGCTGAACGCTACTACCCCCCGCCGGGATTTCTTGAAATACCTCGGGTTTACCACGGCTGCTGCTACAATCGCGGCAAGTTGTGATATCCCTGTGAAGAAGGCCATCCCTTACGTGAATAAACCGCAGGATATTACGCCCGGTGTACCGAACTATTATGCTTCTGCCTATACTACTGACGGTGAATACGTTCCCTTAGTAGTTAAGACCCGCGAAGGCCGTCCGATCAAAATAGAAGGAAACGAAATGTCATCTGTAACCGGTGGTGCTTCCACTGCCAGAGTGCAGGGAACAGTACTGGGCCTGTATGATGTTGCCCGTCTCCGTTATCCCGGTATCAATAAAGGACCTAAAGTTGAGGAACTGGAGAAAAGGATTGCGGAGCTCACCTATGCTGAGCTGGACAAACAGGTGAGCGCAGCGATTGCCGGCAAACCAGTTGTTTTACTGTCTACCACTATCATCAGCCCTACTACTAAAAAACTGATCGGTGAGTTCCTGGCTAAATACCCCGGCTCCCGCCACGTTACCTACGATGCAGTTTCTTACTCCGGTATGTTGCAAGCCAATGAAGCTTCTTACGGAAAGAGAACACTGCCTTCTTACCATTTCGAAAATGCAAAAGTGATTGTAAGCCTGAATGCCGATTTCCTCGGTACCTGGCTGAATCCTTCTGAATACTCCCGTCAGTACGGTACTAACCGTAAGATCAATGCAAAGAATCCGGAAATGAGCAAACATTTCCATTTCGAAAGCATGATGAGCCTTACCGGTGCAAATGCTGATGAAAGGTTCACACACCGTCCTTCTGAAACAGGTGCTGTAGCATTAAACCTGCTAGCTGCATTGGGTGGAGCTGTTTCTGCTCCTGCACTGGCTGATGCTAAACTGAAAGACGGGATCGCCAAAGCTGCCAAAGCTATCCAGGCGAACCCCGGTAAATCCCTTGTGGTATCCGGTTCCAACGATGTGAATGTACAGCTCATTGTAAACGCTATCAATAACCTCGCAGGTTCTAACGGTACTACCATCGACTGGGCAGTGACCAGCAACTACCGCCAGGGTATTGACAGTGAGTTCACCCAACTGGTGAATGACATGAATGCAGGTAGTGTTGGCGCATTGCTGATCTACGGTGCAAACCCTGCTTACAGCTACTATGATGCAAAGAAATTTGCAGAAGGTTTGGCTAAAGTTCCGGTGTCTGTTTCCTTCAACGAACGTTACGACGAAACAACAGAACTCTGTAAATATATTGTTCCTGATCATCACTTCCTTGAAAGCTGGGGAGATGCAGAAGGCCGCACTGGTTACTATGGCTTTATTCAGCCAACCATTGCCCCGCTGTTCAAAACCCGCGCTTTCCAGTCATCTCTCCTGAACTGGAGTGGCAACACTACCGCATGGGAAGATTATCTGAAAACAGAGTGGATCGGTAAACTCGGTTCACAGGAAGCATGGGATAAAGCCCTGCAGGACGGTATCATTGAACCACAAGCTGGTGCTGCTTTAGCTGGCGCCACTTTTGCCGGTGATATTGCTGCTGCCGCTGCTAAGATCTCAAGTGCCAAGAAAGGCGGTAAGCTGGAACTGGTACTGTATGAAAAAGTAGCAATTGGTAACGGTAGGGAAGCCAACAACCCATGGTTGCAGGAAATGCCCGATCCGATCACCCGTTCTACCTGGGATAACTACGCTTGTGTTTCCAACACCCTTGCAAAAACATTCTCTACTGAACTGGGCGATGATTATGAGATCAACGCAGAGAAACAGGTATTGAAGATCAAAGCGAACGGCGTAGAAAAAGAATTGCCTTTGCTGATCGTTCCGGGTATCCATCCTGATGTGATTGCGATTGCAGTTGGTTACGGCCGTGGAAAGAAAGAATTCATTGGTAAAGCTGCCGGCGAAGTAGGCCAGAATGCTTATCCTTTCGTTTCTTCCAACGGACAAACTTTTGATTACTATTCCACAGAAGCAACAGCCGTTGCTGCTGGCAGAAAATATCCGATCGGTCTTACTCAAACGCATAACAGCTACGAAGGCCGTCCGATCGTTAAAGAAACTACCCTCGAAGAATTCATTAAGAATCCTAAAGAGGTGAACGAAGACCGCCACGAGCTGGATCATTATGGAAAAGACTTCCGTAAAGATGCTACGCTGTATCCTGAGCATAGTTATCCTGGTATCAAATGGGGTATGTCCATAGACCTGAACACCTGTTTTGGTTGCGGCGCCTGTGTGGTAGCTTGTACTGCTGAGAATAACGTGGGTGTGGTTGGTAAAGAACAAGTGGTACTGGCACACGAAATGCACTGGCTGCGTATCGACCGTTACTTCAGTGGTGATGAAAACAATCCTGAAGTAGTGTTCCAACCCATGCTTTGCCAACACTGTGATAACGCTCCATGTGAGAACGTTTGCCCGGTAGCTGCTACCAACCACAGTTCTGAAGGTATTAACCAAATGGCTTACAATCGTTGCATCGGTACCCGTTACTGCGCTAACAACTGTCCTTATAAAGTTCGCCGCTTCAACTGGAGAGACTGGAATGGTGCGGACAGCATGGAAGGCAACCTGCACGATACCGGCGATATGAATGATGCACTCACCCGTATGGTATTGAACCCGGATGTAGTTGTTCGTAGCCGTGGTACCATGGAAAAATGTTCTTTCTGCGTTCAGCGTTTACAGGATGCGAAACTGACTGCTAAGAAAGCAGGCCGTCCGATGAAAGATGGAGAAGCGCGTACTGCTTGTCAACAAGCCTGTGCTGCTGATGCGATTGTATTCGGTAACATTAACGATAAAGAAAGCCGTATCTATAAAGTTCGTAATGAAGAGCAGGCAGACCGTTTGTACTATGTTCTGGAAGAAACGCACGTACTGCCATCTATTAACTACCTCGCCAAGATCCGTAACAAGGATGCAGCACCGGTAGCTAAAGCAGGACATGCAGAACATAAAGAAGAAAAAGCTCATCATTAA
- a CDS encoding c-type cytochrome, whose amino-acid sequence MSVLILCVGLVSSFSAAGAADPGAGKTLFQQNCASCHAVHKKVTGPALAGVEDRWADKKLLHNWIRNSSAVIASGDKYANDLFNQYNKLPMTPFPALKDEDIDNILAYINSVPVPGKGNNNGGPETGAAPKEDGGNSLLFGIITLILAIVAVILMQINSNLNKLASEKEGHENPEPVPFYKNKAYIALCIVLLFVVGGYFTIQGAIGLGRQQDYMPEQPIFYSHKVHAGINQINCLYCHSSAEKSKHAMIPSENVCMNCHKAISEYTGPDLFTAEGKKVNGTAEIQKLYDHVGWDPAAGKYTKPGQPIEWTKIHNLPDHVYFNHSQHVKAGQVQCQTCHGEIQNMDEVHQFADLSMGWCVNCHRTTKVQFVENNYYSIFEKLHNDIRDKKLSGDDVTVEMLGGTECQKCHY is encoded by the coding sequence GTGAGTGTTCTTATCCTATGCGTGGGACTTGTTAGTTCATTTTCCGCAGCTGGGGCAGCAGATCCTGGTGCAGGTAAGACGCTATTTCAGCAGAATTGTGCTTCTTGTCACGCCGTTCACAAGAAAGTAACTGGTCCTGCGCTGGCAGGGGTTGAAGATCGGTGGGCTGATAAAAAGCTCCTTCACAACTGGATCCGTAACTCTTCAGCAGTTATTGCCAGTGGCGACAAGTACGCCAATGATCTCTTCAATCAGTACAATAAACTTCCGATGACGCCATTCCCGGCGCTGAAGGATGAAGACATTGATAACATTCTCGCTTATATCAATTCAGTTCCTGTTCCTGGAAAAGGTAACAATAATGGAGGCCCTGAAACAGGCGCAGCTCCTAAAGAAGATGGCGGTAACAGCCTTCTTTTTGGCATTATTACCCTGATCCTTGCTATTGTTGCGGTGATATTGATGCAGATCAACAGCAACCTGAACAAACTGGCTTCAGAGAAAGAAGGTCATGAAAATCCTGAACCTGTTCCTTTCTATAAGAATAAAGCATACATCGCGCTTTGCATTGTATTGTTGTTCGTGGTCGGCGGTTACTTTACTATCCAGGGCGCTATCGGCCTGGGCCGTCAGCAGGACTACATGCCGGAACAACCTATCTTCTACTCCCACAAAGTACACGCAGGTATCAACCAGATCAACTGTTTGTACTGCCACTCTTCCGCAGAAAAGAGCAAACATGCGATGATTCCATCTGAGAATGTTTGTATGAACTGTCACAAGGCTATCAGTGAGTATACTGGTCCGGACCTGTTCACTGCAGAAGGAAAGAAAGTAAATGGTACAGCAGAAATTCAGAAATTATACGACCACGTTGGTTGGGATCCCGCTGCCGGCAAATACACCAAACCTGGCCAGCCTATCGAATGGACTAAGATCCACAACCTGCCTGACCACGTTTACTTCAACCACTCTCAACACGTAAAAGCCGGTCAGGTACAATGTCAGACCTGCCACGGTGAGATCCAGAACATGGACGAAGTACATCAGTTCGCTGATCTTTCCATGGGATGGTGCGTTAACTGTCACCGTACTACTAAGGTGCAGTTCGTGGAAAACAACTACTACAGCATTTTCGAAAAATTACATAACGATATCAGGGACAAGAAGCTGAGCGGTGATGATGTAACTGTAGAAATGCTGGGCGGTACAGAATGTCAAAAGTGCCACTATTAA
- the purN gene encoding phosphoribosylglycinamide formyltransferase, translating into MKNIAIFASGAGSNAQKIIDHFRGSSLAKVTLILSNKAEAGIFKIAEKEQIPAILIDKEQFFRGDTYIKLLEEAQTDLVVLAGFLWKIPANLVTAFPNRIINIHPALLPKFGGKGMYGHFVHEAVLAAGEKESGITIHYVNEKYDDGGVILQEKCIITEEDTPESLARKVQVLEHKWFPLIVERLLTQ; encoded by the coding sequence TTGAAAAATATCGCCATATTCGCATCAGGGGCAGGCAGTAATGCACAAAAGATCATAGACCATTTCAGGGGTTCCAGCCTGGCTAAAGTCACGCTCATCCTGTCTAACAAGGCAGAAGCCGGTATCTTTAAGATAGCGGAAAAGGAACAGATCCCCGCTATATTAATAGATAAAGAACAGTTCTTCCGGGGAGACACTTACATTAAGTTACTGGAGGAGGCCCAAACAGACCTCGTGGTATTGGCCGGTTTTTTATGGAAGATACCCGCTAACCTGGTAACCGCTTTCCCCAACCGTATCATTAATATACATCCCGCCCTCTTACCCAAATTCGGAGGAAAAGGGATGTATGGTCATTTTGTACATGAAGCAGTATTGGCCGCAGGAGAAAAAGAAAGTGGTATCACCATCCACTATGTGAATGAAAAATATGACGATGGTGGTGTGATCCTCCAGGAAAAATGTATCATTACAGAAGAGGATACCCCGGAAAGCCTTGCACGTAAAGTACAGGTGCTGGAACACAAGTGGTTTCCCCTAATTGTGGAACGATTATTGACACAATAA
- a CDS encoding TonB-dependent receptor codes for MTYKFILTILLFQATEIFAQGRLKGTITSEDKPVPFASIGFKDLKQGVVTNETGEFDLKGIAPGRHILQVSAVGYITYVQPVQIKASGITETTIRLTPTSSNLNEVVVSGTLRAVSKAESPVPVEVYSPVFFKRNPTPSIFDALQNVNGVRPQLNCNVCNTGDIHINGLEGPYTMVMIDGMPIVSALSTVYGLSGIPNSLVERVEIVKGPASTLYGSEAVAGLINIITKSPNTAPKFTADVMATGWQEYSVDLGLRVNAGKKAQALLGVNYFNYQHPIDKNGDGFTDVTLQHRISVFNKWNFSRKNNRVATIAARYFYEDRWGGETRWNKHWRGTDSVYGESIFTSRAEVIGQYQLPTKEHMMLQGSFNYHDQNSVYGKTVFLAQQTISFAQLTWDKEVGKHNLLAGLPVRYTFYDDNTVVTALKEGASTKNKPERTFLPGLFLQDELRFNSSHTLLLGMRYDHNSIHGNIFTPRLAYKWTPNYRNVLRLNAGTGYRVVSIFTEDHAALTGAREVVIQSSLKPEKSLNVNLNYTKKIPLNNAFLTLDGTAFYTYFSNKILPNYDKPDTILYDNLKGHAISKGFSLNADLMFNFPLKLIAGVTFVDVYEKNGTEKIRPKLTEKFSGTWSASYSFRRSGISIDYTGNIYGPMLLPLQSEYDPRPATSPYWSIQNIQLTKKFKKGWEIYGGVKNLLNYTPPKNSIARSHDPFDKKVVYNPDGTVMPTAENPDRLTFDPSYVFAPNQGIRGFLGVRFTKL; via the coding sequence ATGACCTACAAGTTTATCCTAACTATATTGCTGTTCCAGGCAACCGAAATATTTGCGCAAGGACGTTTAAAAGGAACGATCACATCAGAAGATAAACCAGTGCCATTTGCAAGCATCGGCTTTAAAGACTTAAAACAGGGTGTTGTTACAAACGAAACGGGGGAATTTGATCTGAAAGGTATTGCACCCGGCAGGCATATTTTGCAGGTAAGCGCTGTAGGATATATTACGTATGTACAACCGGTACAGATCAAAGCTTCCGGTATCACAGAAACTACTATCCGTTTAACACCCACTTCTTCCAACTTGAATGAAGTAGTGGTAAGTGGTACATTAAGGGCAGTTTCCAAAGCGGAAAGCCCTGTGCCCGTAGAAGTATACTCCCCTGTATTCTTTAAAAGGAATCCTACTCCCAGTATTTTTGATGCACTGCAAAATGTGAATGGCGTACGCCCGCAGTTGAACTGTAATGTGTGCAATACCGGGGATATTCATATCAACGGACTGGAAGGGCCTTACACCATGGTGATGATTGACGGTATGCCTATTGTGAGTGCATTATCTACTGTGTATGGGTTATCAGGTATTCCTAACAGCCTGGTGGAAAGAGTGGAGATCGTAAAGGGGCCTGCTTCTACACTATATGGTTCTGAAGCAGTGGCCGGCCTTATTAATATTATCACCAAATCTCCTAACACAGCGCCTAAATTCACAGCAGATGTGATGGCCACCGGTTGGCAGGAGTACAGTGTAGACCTTGGCCTGCGTGTGAATGCAGGAAAGAAAGCACAGGCATTATTAGGGGTGAACTATTTTAACTATCAGCATCCTATTGATAAAAATGGAGATGGTTTCACGGATGTAACATTGCAACACCGCATCTCTGTTTTTAATAAATGGAACTTCTCCCGCAAGAACAACAGGGTAGCAACCATCGCAGCGCGTTATTTTTATGAAGACAGATGGGGTGGCGAAACGCGATGGAATAAACACTGGAGGGGAACGGACAGCGTCTATGGCGAAAGTATTTTTACCAGTCGTGCTGAAGTGATCGGGCAATACCAATTGCCTACGAAGGAGCATATGATGCTGCAGGGATCTTTCAACTATCATGATCAGAATTCTGTATACGGTAAAACGGTATTCCTGGCACAGCAAACAATTTCTTTTGCGCAGCTTACCTGGGATAAGGAAGTAGGTAAACATAACCTGTTGGCTGGTTTGCCGGTGCGCTATACTTTTTATGATGATAATACCGTAGTGACTGCTTTGAAAGAAGGAGCCTCCACAAAAAATAAACCGGAGCGCACTTTTCTGCCAGGACTGTTCTTACAGGATGAACTGAGGTTTAACAGCAGCCATACTTTATTACTGGGCATGCGTTATGATCATAACTCCATTCATGGTAACATTTTCACACCACGCCTGGCTTACAAATGGACGCCCAACTATCGCAATGTACTGAGATTGAATGCGGGTACAGGTTACAGGGTGGTATCCATTTTCACGGAAGACCATGCCGCGCTGACAGGTGCAAGGGAAGTGGTGATCCAGTCTTCCCTGAAACCGGAAAAGAGCCTGAATGTGAACCTGAACTATACCAAGAAGATACCTTTGAACAATGCTTTCCTGACCCTGGACGGTACTGCCTTCTATACTTACTTTTCCAATAAGATCCTGCCGAATTACGACAAACCGGATACCATCTTATATGACAACCTGAAGGGTCATGCTATTTCGAAAGGGTTTAGCCTGAATGCAGACCTGATGTTTAACTTCCCCCTGAAACTGATAGCGGGTGTAACGTTTGTGGATGTGTATGAGAAGAATGGAACGGAAAAGATACGGCCTAAGTTAACAGAGAAATTCTCCGGCACCTGGTCTGCTTCTTATTCTTTCCGCCGTTCCGGCATCAGTATAGACTATACGGGTAATATTTACGGGCCGATGTTATTGCCTTTACAAAGTGAATATGATCCGCGCCCTGCTACTTCTCCTTACTGGAGTATTCAGAATATTCAGCTGACGAAGAAGTTTAAGAAAGGCTGGGAGATCTATGGCGGGGTGAAGAACCTGTTGAACTATACACCGCCGAAGAATTCCATTGCACGGTCACATGATCCTTTTGATAAAAAGGTGGTATACAATCCGGATGGTACGGTGATGCCTACGGCAGAGAATCCTGACAGGCTTACTTTTGACCCCAGTTATGTGTTTGCACCCAATCAGGGGATCCGTGGATTCCTGGGTGTGCGGTTCACTAAATTATAA
- a CDS encoding GTP-binding protein: MKKKLPVTVLSGFLGAGKTTLLNHILHNKEQLRVAVIVNDMSEVNIDAQLVRNENVLHHTEEKLVEMSNGCICCTLREDLLQEVQRLAAEDRFDYLLIESSGISEPLPVAQTFTYQDDQLGIDLSAFSTLDTLVTVVDAFNFHRDFSSREMVPDDTRTIVNLLTEQVEFANVIILNKCDLVTAAERDAMKALLRKFNADARIIEAERSVVPLQEILHTQLFDFETTSRSAGWIAELEKEHIPETEEYGISSFVYRSRAPFHPERFWHYIQHQWPAGVIRSKGLCWIASRSDIAINWSQAGASLMADRAGLWWCAIPKEKWQLDATTAAFIEQRWHPIFADRHNELVIIGQDLRKDVITQELDACLCNDLEIKDWVYGKPFNDPFPSL, encoded by the coding sequence ATGAAAAAGAAACTTCCTGTTACTGTACTGAGTGGTTTTTTAGGGGCAGGCAAAACAACCTTGCTGAATCACATCCTGCATAACAAAGAGCAGCTGCGTGTTGCCGTGATCGTGAATGATATGAGTGAAGTAAATATCGATGCACAATTAGTGCGTAATGAAAATGTACTGCATCATACAGAAGAAAAACTGGTGGAGATGAGCAATGGCTGTATCTGCTGCACCTTACGTGAAGATCTGTTGCAGGAAGTGCAGCGCCTTGCAGCAGAAGACCGTTTCGATTACCTGCTGATTGAATCCAGCGGTATCTCAGAACCACTACCGGTTGCGCAGACCTTTACTTATCAGGATGATCAGCTGGGTATTGACCTCAGTGCATTCAGCACGCTGGATACCCTGGTAACGGTTGTAGATGCCTTTAATTTTCATCGTGATTTTTCCAGCCGGGAAATGGTGCCGGATGACACTCGTACAATCGTTAACCTGCTCACAGAACAGGTTGAATTTGCGAATGTGATCATTCTCAACAAATGCGACCTGGTTACAGCAGCAGAACGGGATGCCATGAAAGCTTTGCTGCGGAAATTCAATGCAGATGCAAGGATCATTGAAGCAGAAAGGTCTGTTGTGCCATTGCAGGAGATCCTGCATACCCAATTATTTGATTTCGAAACCACTTCCCGCAGTGCTGGCTGGATAGCAGAACTGGAAAAGGAACATATCCCTGAAACGGAAGAATATGGCATCAGCTCTTTTGTATACCGCAGCCGTGCTCCTTTTCATCCTGAACGCTTTTGGCACTACATTCAGCATCAATGGCCTGCGGGCGTGATCCGCAGCAAAGGGTTATGCTGGATCGCATCCAGATCAGACATTGCTATTAACTGGAGCCAGGCGGGAGCATCTTTAATGGCAGACAGGGCAGGGCTTTGGTGGTGTGCTATCCCCAAAGAAAAGTGGCAGTTGGATGCAACTACTGCTGCATTCATTGAACAGCGATGGCATCCCATTTTTGCAGACCGGCATAATGAATTGGTGATCATTGGGCAGGATCTTAGAAAAGATGTGATCACGCAGGAACTGGATGCCTGTTTATGTAATGACCTGGAAATCAAAGACTGGGTGTACGGAAAACCGTTTAACGACCCGTTTCCAAGCCTTTAA
- a CDS encoding MerC domain-containing protein, translating to MRINLFSKWNLDALGIGASLICAVHCVLLPLLIAGLPLLGLEVLENEKLEYALLGFSFLVGYSALFRGYRKHHRHARPLVLFSFGYVALLAGHFLAPESWEPFVIIFGAGLIVWAHLQNLKECKSCKVCQHGPSNDHL from the coding sequence ATGCGGATCAATCTTTTCTCCAAATGGAACCTCGATGCACTGGGCATTGGCGCTTCTCTTATCTGTGCAGTACACTGTGTGTTATTACCGCTGCTGATTGCGGGTCTGCCACTTCTGGGGCTGGAAGTGCTGGAAAATGAAAAACTGGAATATGCGCTGCTGGGTTTTTCTTTCCTTGTTGGTTATTCTGCTTTGTTCAGGGGTTACCGGAAACATCACCGGCATGCCAGGCCACTGGTACTTTTCTCGTTTGGCTATGTGGCATTGCTGGCGGGGCATTTCCTGGCGCCGGAAAGCTGGGAGCCATTTGTGATCATTTTCGGCGCAGGATTGATTGTATGGGCACATCTGCAAAACCTGAAAGAGTGCAAGAGCTGTAAGGTTTGTCAGCACGGGCCTTCAAACGATCATTTATGA
- a CDS encoding ABC transporter ATP-binding protein, with protein sequence MLYTRNLAYAYPNGRTLRFPDLECTEGNVLLITGGSGVGKTTLLHLLAGLLKPSGGEVQVAGTAIQSLKPGAMDAFRGKHIGIIYQQSHFIAALSVQENLLLAGKDRLMEISQKLGIQSLLHKKPAQLSQGEQQRASITRALIQSPQLLLADEPTASLDDENCIAVAKLLAAQAAEQKAALLIVTHDNRLKQLFANHITLS encoded by the coding sequence ATGTTATACACCAGGAATCTTGCTTATGCATATCCCAATGGCCGCACCCTGCGGTTTCCGGACTTGGAATGTACGGAAGGAAATGTATTGTTGATCACAGGAGGTTCAGGGGTTGGAAAAACCACACTGCTGCATCTCCTCGCAGGTTTATTGAAACCTTCCGGCGGAGAGGTGCAGGTTGCCGGAACTGCTATACAATCATTAAAGCCCGGAGCCATGGATGCTTTCCGGGGAAAACACATTGGCATCATCTATCAACAGTCTCACTTTATTGCAGCGCTCTCTGTGCAGGAAAACCTCTTGCTTGCCGGCAAAGACAGGTTGATGGAGATTTCCCAAAAACTGGGCATACAATCGTTACTACATAAAAAACCGGCACAACTCAGCCAGGGAGAACAGCAACGTGCATCTATCACCCGTGCTTTGATACAATCCCCGCAATTATTACTGGCAGATGAACCTACCGCCAGTTTGGATGACGAGAATTGCATAGCTGTCGCAAAACTGCTGGCAGCACAGGCTGCGGAACAAAAAGCAGCATTGCTGATCGTTACGCACGATAACCGCCTGAAACAACTTTTTGCCAACCATATTACACTGTCATGA
- a CDS encoding ABC transporter permease gives MILRIAFKNLLHKPLYAVLCWLLLACSTAVLLLLITLSRQAKEQLEKQIDGVDMVLGAKGSPLQLILSSVYNIDAPTGNIYLEEAQRFMQHPLVESAIPVSLGDSYMGYRIIGTTDAYLKKYNLQPVSGKVFSKAMEVVVGATVAQRSQLKIGSKFAGTHGLGEKGHVHEEHSYIVTGILPPTGLSVDQLILTSLQSVWEIHETHHEEHEDHEAVKQQITAVLIKFKSPLAQLQMPRMVNENTNMQAAVPAIEINRLQSLMGSGTAVLRILGWLLAALATCSIFVMLVQGTHERRYELALLRSMGYGRGKLLGLVLAEAAILGITGILGGFLLSRLSGWFLQQEVFSHYHLNFSGAWKITPADMLTGIAILAACLLAALFPAIRAFRLNISKTLANA, from the coding sequence ATGATCCTGCGCATTGCTTTCAAAAATCTTTTACACAAGCCTTTATACGCAGTGTTGTGCTGGTTGCTACTGGCCTGCAGTACTGCGGTATTATTGCTGCTGATAACTTTAAGCCGTCAGGCAAAAGAACAACTGGAAAAACAGATCGATGGCGTGGATATGGTGCTGGGTGCCAAAGGCAGTCCGCTCCAACTGATCCTGTCCAGCGTATATAACATTGACGCCCCTACGGGAAACATCTACCTGGAAGAAGCACAACGTTTTATGCAGCATCCCCTGGTGGAATCCGCTATTCCCGTTTCACTGGGAGATTCCTACATGGGCTACCGCATTATTGGAACAACGGACGCTTATCTCAAAAAATATAACCTGCAACCTGTTTCCGGTAAAGTATTCTCCAAAGCCATGGAAGTAGTAGTAGGCGCCACAGTAGCTCAACGCAGCCAGCTGAAGATCGGCAGTAAATTTGCGGGAACACATGGCCTCGGAGAAAAGGGGCATGTACATGAAGAGCATAGTTATATAGTAACAGGTATCCTTCCGCCTACCGGGCTCTCTGTAGATCAATTGATCCTTACATCCTTACAAAGTGTTTGGGAGATCCATGAAACACACCATGAAGAACACGAAGATCATGAAGCGGTCAAACAACAGATCACTGCCGTGCTCATCAAATTCAAAAGCCCTTTAGCCCAATTGCAAATGCCCCGCATGGTAAATGAAAACACCAATATGCAGGCGGCAGTTCCGGCAATAGAGATCAACCGCTTACAATCATTGATGGGCTCAGGCACCGCCGTGTTGCGCATTCTCGGATGGCTGTTGGCTGCACTCGCAACCTGTAGTATCTTTGTGATGCTGGTGCAGGGAACCCATGAACGCAGATATGAACTGGCACTTTTACGCAGCATGGGTTACGGAAGAGGAAAACTCCTGGGCCTGGTTTTAGCGGAAGCAGCTATACTAGGAATAACGGGGATCCTCGGCGGCTTTTTGCTGAGCAGGTTAAGCGGATGGTTCCTGCAACAGGAAGTATTTTCACATTATCATTTAAATTTCTCAGGCGCATGGAAGATCACGCCGGCAGATATGCTCACAGGTATTGCCATCCTGGCCGCCTGTTTGCTGGCCGCACTTTTCCCCGCCATCCGGGCTTTCCGGTTAAATATCTCTAAAACACTGGCCAATGCTTAA